One genomic window of Arachis stenosperma cultivar V10309 chromosome 10, arast.V10309.gnm1.PFL2, whole genome shotgun sequence includes the following:
- the LOC130957617 gene encoding uncharacterized protein LOC130957617 — protein sequence MEFTKLLFHIIVSFFLFSLVYKTTDATKINNCKVGLDHNVLAGPNPINNKIPPLRSPREPPPTKYSFLENVSLDHNVPAGPNPINNKTPPLRSPRGPPPTKYSFSKNVGLDHNVPAGPNPINNKTPPLRSPRGPPPTKYSFLENVGLNHNVPSRPNPINNKTPPLRSPRGPPPTKYSFSENIGLDHNVPAGPNPINNKTPPLRSPRGPPPTKYSFSENVGLDHNVPAGPNPINNKTPPLRSPHGPPPTK from the coding sequence ATGGAATTCACTAAACTTTTGTTCCATATCATTgtttccttctttctcttttcacTTGTTTACAAAACTACAGATGctactaaaattaataattgtAAAGTAGGTCTCGATCATAATGTTCTAGCTGGTCCGAATCCAATCAATAACAAAATACCACCATTGCGAAGTCCACGTGAACCTCCTCCTACAAAATATTCCTTTTTAGAAAATGTAAGTCTCGATCATAATGTTCCAGCTGGTCCGAATCCAATCAATAATAAAACACCACCATTGCGAAGTCCACGTGGACCTCCTCCTACAAAatattctttttcaaaaaatgtaGGTCTCGATCATAATGTTCCAGCTGGTCCGAATCCAATCAATAACAAAACACCACCATTGCGAAGTCCACGTGGACCTCCTCCTacaaaatattcttttttagAAAATGTAGGTCTCAATCATAATGTTCCATCTCGTCCGAATCCAATCAATAACAAAACACCACCATTGCGAAGTCCACGTGGACCTCCTCCTACAAAATATTCTTTTTCAGAAAATATAGGTCTCGATCATAATGTTCCAGCTGGTCCGAATCCAATCAATAACAAAACACCACCATTGCGAAGTCCACGTGGACCTCCTCCTACAAAATATTCTTTTTCAGAAAATGTAGGTCTCGATCATAATGTTCCAGCTGGTCCGAATCCAATCAATAACAAAACACCACCATTGCGAAGTCCACATGGACCTCCTCCAACAAAATAA